The following are encoded together in the Candida orthopsilosis Co 90-125, chromosome 5 draft sequence genome:
- a CDS encoding Sec16 protein (S. cerevisiae homolog SEC16 has protein anchor, has role in COPII vesicle coating and localizes to ER to Golgi transport vesicle membrane), whose amino-acid sequence MSSQGESPVRDSKNSIDELFGGGEEAFNNHEDDFFASIQQNHPITPYNQQENLRIDDINYPEHDGETGDQNPDIEIESSNEHPWPDQESHDRPQEIEELEFLEHAEDDEEGDFFKNLSVPQPREVFRSSIDTTEHIEVAPQEETVDTQIATNEDQSGGDHLFAQALELGEEDKPEVEDYKIDDEGEYQRLPSSSPRNDANMDNDSLFNASPAEASANKDKFDLLLSGNDGPNENADASRQVQEEAQSVPAIQVEEEIQTSEEQEVPESNQPAESQLEFKLDKLFPDDDVDFFQNLDGMDTEPTEKDTKDISVIDKTGYAKDTTKADTSSKSKPKESTDELVNKLADLDLELDDDLLLDDDFLEEPPAQATQAPAQTQAQAKPKYTPQQQKPNLYAQPPSQAQQQDPSTFAQNLAKSKKKSDAYDFPDELIVNKVKPAPRHAVNKYAPSSEVSQNSIDTLNSVTNVAAPPPRQASSLSRSSSQSQAKDKPAPPPQQKKSFFEDFPDADLPQPKKAARAAAPVKAVNQYHPVTSPIQQQNQLHNTAPQSQVLPKAGNKPPPMNPYMPKGGTSPIFQQHVPSIGHSGIAKPGVNVPHTDASSSAGYTFPPTNGNLAQQQQQYQPLPHPPSMQQGASHSKAMPPPPSMYAPAAGPVPSMQSLTQGQQPSPSINNPPSAANGAQGNRRTSHSINTNVGRSGSPNSNSPYVPNAGPYAPSNQPKSHNRTNSLVGGKGKEINPYAPMVTPVVSDGSPSFSKQQTQSMTTPAIVPPPGRVRGFSNARSNNIYKTAPKVVNPEDLVHRQFPIFNWSTSQNVAVVRVNKAYNHPVVCIESITNLCKDKDLYVNFPGPLIKGKSKKKDILNWLDVSGGYLRANALESELLLNGVMSQLVNYDGDLTSQECLKQICLILNPNINFNIQNLPITGGTANAYKLDSASINTVFALIQAGHIDKALEYTITKGDWSMALVLANFNGVESFARIASEYARNAFPFSKANNKVLHIMPILLKVLAGNVQSVVQDLTSVANEGDYADLHWRDIVSTVAMINTVKSKEFLIEFGKLLITRGNQLGGEISFILAGLPLGQQGFMVISSGSNSMYTQLYEYILTTSGKSAPLPHLLPIKLKHASTLADYGLSNESQKYIDYINSILKSLGNRSPFVSQQLIQEFQNLIVRLSELGSTEQGGWFGSKMSKVNLDKVWGQIDKFIAGDEAKPKSSDNGVFSKFSPATSRNTSTLDLGTLHSHISPAMRTPDTFERKPPVTHHASYPLGSSGAAAGTFNSFAPPLVSQLSSTSVSKYAPPNLAANSSFQNNTVAAVTTPSAIPHTAGPGSDRYSPYVPPASNTSQFHPLPDSTHQSFLQSKGYSPSGRKIASYPYTNNAAQASASSLGSIPQQPNHHHGQSNSISSVISGDVFHHNTAAVSSSGSGAAYGASQETEQPPAGASTNEQKEDEKIETIKESPELKPIPQPSSEVMQNQQSTPSNPPAKKQPPPPKSESVDPTEPSQSLTKAHPQDELATEQAESVEPAKPESADAPPPPPPPPVSKTKSAPPTMRANPYAPRSGAKLASKRNKYGPTTASSSSNKYGPASDNDSGNKYGPPAVHLAQHNEKPTGGEESEPSPTVPEPPSQAPPTNVDTSFGIYSEPQRDEFKAIEHTSSAPPMKASVPGIDDSFEEPSLAESTNILHTPQARPLRLNQGRGYDPMNVGSSNITTPGFVDRGPALDGFPIPGSPESTTRANSVFGGTHGPSHGGGGLFSSRLSQSQQSALYQQYEVQDDTVRDYVPVIEEEEDEDDDDADAKKNKQKIAERETKTKTGKQKQQAESTKEQEKKKQRQNKDGWLSGLFCKNDGKEKPTRAHLGNQNTFYYDEKHKRWLDKSRSIEEQLKEGQAPPPPPSMKKKPAVPGPATGAASNSAPPPSSSASLPNANLPPAPDSLAPTPASGNTTGHSSLTTPRPTPKPKPKSKVAGGANLANAGLDDLLSLSEGTGGGGRKAKRAGRRGYVNMMDK is encoded by the coding sequence ATGTCGTCACAAGGAGAGTCTCCAGTACGAGATTCAaaaaactcaattgatgaattatttGGAGGAGGTGAAGAGGCATTCAATAATCACGAAGACGATTTCTTTGCGTCGATTCAACAGAATCATCCAATAACTCCATACAATCAGCAGGAAAACTTACGGATTGATGATATAAACTACCCAGAGCACGATGGAGAAACTGGAGATCAAAATcctgatattgaaattgaatcaagCAATGAACATCCATGGCCAGATCAAGAAAGTCATGATCGACCACAAGAAATTGAGGAGCTTGAGTTTTTGGAACATGCGGAAGACGATGAAGAGGGtgattttttcaagaaCCTTTCAGTGCCTCAGCCAAGAGAAGTTTTTCGAAGTAGCATTGACACAACTGAACACATAGAAGTTGCACCTCAAGAAGAAACAGTGGATACTCAGATAGCTACAAACGAGGATCAATCCGGTGGCGATCATTTATTTGCACAAGCATTGGAATTGGGCGAGGAAGATAAACcagaagttgaagattatAAGATAGATGACGAAGGAGAATATCAAAGATTGCCACTGTCTTCGCCACGAAATGATGCCAATATGGACAATGATAGTTTATTCAATGCATCTCCTGCTGAAGCTTCTGCAAATAAAGACAAGTTTGATTTGCTTTTGAGTGGAAATGATGGGCCTAATGAAAATGCAGACGCACTGAGACAAGTTCAAGAGGAAGCACAAAGTGTACCCGCAATTCAAGTGGAGGAAGAAATACAAACTTCGGAAGAACAGGAGGTACCAGAAAGCAATCAACCGGCTGAATCGCAGCTTGAGTTCAAATTAGATAAATTGTTTCCAGATGATGACGTGGATTTTTTCCAGAACTTAGATGGAATGGACACTGAACCCACTGAGAAAGATACCAAAGACATTTCTGTAATCGACAAAACTGGATATGCTAAAGACACCACAAAAGCTGACACCTCTTCGAAATCTAAGCCAAAGGAATCAACTGACGAACTTGTTAACAAGCTTGCTGACTTAGATTTAGAGTTGGATGATGACCTTCttcttgatgatgactTTTTGGAAGAACCTCCTGCACAAGCTACCCAAGCTCCAGCCCAAACTCAAGCTCAAGCAAAACCTAAATACACcccacaacaacaaaagccAAACCTATATGCGCAACCGCCATCGCAGgctcaacaacaagatcCTTCCACATTTGCACAAAATTTGGCAAAgtcaaaaaagaaaagtgaTGCATATGATTTCCCTGATGAGTTGATTGTCAACAAGGTCAAACCCGCACCTAGACATGCGGTAAACAAGTATGCTCCCTCATCAGAAGTATCGCAAAACTCGATAGATACATTAAATTCTGTAACTAATGTTGCTGCACCACCACCGCGACAGGCTTCGAGTTTGTCAAGATCTTCGTCCCAATCTCAAGCCAAGGATAAGCCTGCACCACCtccacaacaaaagaaatccTTCTTCGAAGATTTCCCAGATGCTGATTTGCCACAGCCAAAGAAGGCTGCTAGAGCTGCTGCTCCAGTCAAGGCTGTCAACCAATACCATCCGGTaacatcaccaattcagcaacaaaatcaacttcataaTACTGCACCTCAGAGCCAAGTGCTTCCAAAGGCTGGTAATAAACCACCGCCGATGAACCCATATATGCCCAAGGGAGGTACATCACCTATTTTCCAACAGCACGTACCAAGTATTGGCCACAGTGGTATTGCCAAACCTGGTGTGAATGTGCCGCATACTGATGCTAGTTCCAGCGCTGGATACACATTTCCTCCTACTAATGGAAATCTCGctcaacagcaacagcaatatCAACCACTTCCACACCCACCTTCCATGCAACAAGGAGCTCTGCATCTGAAAGCTATGCCTCCCCCGCCAAGTATGTATGCGCCTGCTGCGGGGCCAGTGCCACTGATGCAATCATTGACACAAGGTCAACAGCCGTCTCCTTCAATTAACAACCCACCATCTGCTGCTAATGGTGCACAGGGAAACAGAAGAACCTCGCATTCAATTAACACAAATGTGGGAAGATCAGGACTGCCTAATTCGAATAGCCCATATGTCCCCAATGCTGGTCCTTATGCACCACTGAATCAGCCCAAGTCCCACAACAGGACAAACTCACTTGTGGGTGGTAAAGGAAAGGAAATCAATCCGTATGCTCCAATGGTGACTCCAGTTGTTAGTGATGGGTCTCCTctgttttcaaaacaacaaactcagTCGATGACCACACCAGCTATTGTGCCACCACCGGGCAGAGTTCGTGGATTTTCAAATGCAAGAAGCAATAACATTTACAAAACTGCTCCAAAGGTTGTCAATCCTGAAGATTTGGTACATCGCCAATTTCCTATATTCAATTGGAGTACATCTCAAAATGTTGCTGTGGTGAGAGTCAACAAAGCATATAATCATCCAGTGGTTTGTATTGAGTCAATCACGAACTTGTGCAAAGACAAAGATTTATATGTAAATTTTCCAGGACCATTGATCAAAGGAAAactgaaaaagaaagatattttgaattggttaGATGTGTCGGGTGGATATTTGCGTGCTAATGCGCTTGAAAGTGAGCTTTTATTGAATGGTGTAATGTCACAACTTGTCAATTACGATGGTGATTTAACCTCACAAGAAtgtttgaaacaaatttgtctcattttgaatccaaatatcaatttcaatattcaaaatttgccCATAACTGGTGGAACCGCCAATGCATACAAGTTGGATAGTGCTAGTATCAATACCGTTTTTGCATTGATCCAAGCGGGTCATATTGATAAAGCTTTGGAATACACAATCACAAAGGGGGATTGGTCAATGGCTCTAGTCCTTGCTAATTTCAATGGTGTGGAAAGCTTTGCGAGAATCGCATCTGAATATGCTAGAAACGCATTCCCCTTTTCAAAAGCTAACAATAAGGTGTTGCATATTATGCctattttgttgaaagttCTTGCTGGTAATGTGCAAAGTGTCGTTCAGGACTTGACTAGTGTGGCTAATGAAGGCGATTATGCTGATTTGCATTGGAGGGATATTGTATCAACAGTAGCAATGATCAACACTGTTAAATCAAAGGAGTTTttaattgaatttggtaaattgttAATCACTCGTGGTAATCAGTTGGGTGGAGAAATATCATTTATCTTGGCTGGTTTACCCCTTGGTCAACAGGGGTTCATGGTGATTTCATCAGGATCTAATTCAATGTACACTCAATTGTATGAGTATATTTTAACCACTAGTGGCAAGTCAGCTCCATTACCTCACTTGTTGCCcataaaattgaaacatgCGTCCACTTTGGCTGATTATGGATTGAGCAACGAGTCCCAAAAGTACATTGATTacatcaattcaattctcAAATCATTAGGCAACCGATCACCATTTGTTtcacaacaattgattcaagagTTTCAAAACCTTATAGTGAGACTAAGCGAACTAGGATCAACCGAACAAGGAGGATGGTTTGGAAGTAAAATGAGTAAAGTCAACTTGGATAAAGTCTGGGgtcaaattgataaatttattGCTGGTGACGAAGCCAAGCCAAAAAGTAGTGATAATGGAGTTTTCAGCAAATTCAGTCCAGCAACGTCAAGAAACACATCAACTTTGGATTTGGGTACATTGCATAGCCATATTTCGCCAGCAATGAGGACTCCAGATACATTTGAGAGAAAGCCACCAGTAACTCATCATGCAAGCTATCCTCTAGGTTCCTCTGGTGCTGCTGCGGGCACATTTAACTCATTTGCTCCACCTTTGGTATCCCAATTGTCCTCAACCTCTGTTAGCAAATATGCACCTCCAAATCTAGCTGCAAACTCCTCGTTTCAAAATAACACCGTCGCAGCGGTAACTACACCTAGTGCCATTCCTCATACTGCCGGTCCTGGGTCAGATAGGTATTCACCATACGTGCCACCAGCTAGTAACACTTCCCAATTCCACCCATTGCCTGATTCCACACACCAATCGTTTTTGCAAAGTAAAGGTTATTCTCCATCAGGTCGCAAGATTGCATCGTATCCTTACACCAACAACGCAGCACAAGCGTCCGCTTCATCGCTTGGATCAATTCCTCAGCAACCTAATCATCATCATGGACAGAGTAACTCTATATCAAGTGTAATTTCCGGTGATGTTTTCCATCATAATACTGCTGCTGTTAGTAGTAGTGGTAGCGGTGCTGCTTATGGCGCAAGTCAAGAAACGGAGCAACCACCAGCTGGTGCTTCAACGAACGagcaaaaagaagatgaaaaaattgaaaccattAAAGAGTCTCCTGAATTAAAACCAATCCCTCAACCGCTGTCGGAGGTGatgcaaaatcaacaaagcaCCCCATCAAACCCACCAGCGAAGAAACAGCCACCGCCACCTAAAAGTGAATCTGTCGATCCAACTGAACCATCGCAATCTCTTACGAAAGCTCATCCACAGGACGAATTAGCTACTGAACAAGCTGAATCCGTGGAACCAGCTAAACCTGAATCAGCGGATGCCCCTCCACCTCCACCTCCACCTCCTGTGTCAAAAACCAAGTCTGCCCCTCCAACTATGCGAGCAAATCCATATGCCCCTAGAAGTGGAGCAAAACTAGCGtccaaaagaaacaaatatGGCCCAACTACGGCATCTTCATCGAGCAACAAGTATGGCCCAGCAAGTGATAATGACAGTGGTAACAAATATGGACCACCTGCTGTACATCTTGCTCAACACAATGAAAAGCCCACGGGAGGAGAAGAACTGGAACCATCTCCAACTGTTCCAGAGCCTCCTTCTCAAGCGCCACCAACTAATGTCGATACTAGTTTTGGCATCTATTCTGAACCTCAAAGAGACGAATTCAAGGCAATTGAGCATACCAGCTCAGCCCCACCAATGAAGGCTTCTGTTCCTGGTATTGATGACAGTTTTGAAGAGCCTTCACTTGCTGAGTCGACAAATATTTTGCACACCCCACAAGCAAGACCATTAAGATTGAACCAAGGACGTGGATATGATCCAATGAATGTGGGATCATCCAACATTACAACTCCAGGATTTGTTGATAGGGGCCCTGCATTAGATGGGTTCCCCATTCCTGGAAGTCCTGAATCAACTACTCGGGCCAATTCTGTATTCGGTGGAACACATGGACCTTCACACGGAGGTGGTGGATTGTTTTCCTCGCGATTatcacaatcacaacaaagTGCCTTGTACCAACAATATGAAGTACAAGATGATACTGTACGTGATTATGTGCCGGTGATtgaggaagaggaggatgaagatgacgatgatgcAGACGCAAAGAAGAATAAGCAAAAGATTGCTGAACGAGAGACAAAAACTAAAACGGGAAAGCAAAAACAGCAAGCTGAATCTACTAAGGAgcaagagaagaaaaagcaAAGGCAAAACAAAGATGGTTGGCTTAGTGGCTTGTTTTGCAAGAATGATGGTAAAGAAAAACCAACAAGGGCACATTTGGGAAATCAAAACACGTTTTATTATGATGAGAAGCACAAAAGGTGGTTGGATAaatcaagatcaattgaagagcAATTAAAAGAAGGTCAAGCACCTCCACCTCCACCCAGtatgaagaagaaaccTGCAGTACCGGGTCCTGCCACCGGTGCTGCATCCAACAGtgcaccaccaccatcatcgTCGGCATCGTTACCTAACGCTAATTTACCACCTGCGCCTGATTCTTTGGCCCCTACACCTGCATCCGGTAATACAACAGGTCATTCTAGTTTAACTACCCCAAGACCTACACCTAAACCTAAGcccaaatcaaaagtaGCAGGTGGTGCCAACTTGGCCAATGCTGGATTGGATGACTTATTGTCGTTGAGTGAAGGAACTGGAGGTGGTGGGCGTAAGGCCAAACGAGCTGGACGTAGAGGATATGTTAATATGATGGACAAATAA